The following is a genomic window from Accipiter gentilis unplaced genomic scaffold, bAccGen1.1, whole genome shotgun sequence.
TCAATAGATTGTTCTattctttctaaatcttcatTTACGACCTGTTGTAGACCTTGCAATTCTTGACTTTTTACCAAAGAGGCTATACCTGTGCTTGCCCCAACTCCGCCTGCTATCAACAGCGTAGCCAGGGTTATCGCTGTAATTGGTTCTCGTTTTTGTCTGTTCAGATCTCCTTCAAAATGGTGTAACACCTCTTCAGAGGTGTGATATattagacgaggaacaataattaCCTGTacacaaaactgagattgattaaacacatTTAGGGATATGCAAGGCGTTATTCCGATGTCTGagcaaacccatttagctcccggtgttgggatagcccatttgttaGCTCGGTTCTTATGTTCCTTTATGTTAGCATTAGTGATTGTTTGATTACACAAAGGCTGATATCTTTcgggcactgtacctatacattctCCTTGACCTGTTACCAATTGAATAGTAATTCCTTGCGTATGGTTCTTCTGGTCATCCCATGGGCATTCTTGTGGGTTTGTACCACTAGACCATTGAATCCTATCTGTTATTCCGattgtctcaaaatatggtggtctaacattgtAACATAACCAGCagtcctcagttaaatttggtttgctttcattaagggtaCGATAAGAGGCTTGTATTAAATCCCATAAGGGGTCTTTAAATTTTGATACTCCTGAATTCCTAACCAAAGAGGACTCAGTCACCGTGTAGTATGGACGAGTGGTTGTCTTAGGGAAGGTGGGTGGATTCAATATTTTATTCGGCCCAACAGGGAGTGAATCatgtggcattttaatttttcttatgagaAAGTGTCCTCCCCAATCTTTAGGAATCCCTCCATAGACACGTATTCCCCATGTTCGTCCTACTAACCACACATCTTCTAGGAAATGCAATACTTGAAATTTGATGTGGGTACAGACCTTTTTCCGTGGAGCTACATAATCCACATCgcgcagacctgcaagatctacACCTGTATCTTCGGGTACACATCCGTTAGGAGTCCAGGTTGCTCTTATATATTTATCAGGAGTCTTTACTGTCCAGCCCGAGGCTATTGTCTCACATCCCCAATAACCACAATAATAGTGTCCGGGATAATTACAATAAGGCTGTCCAGAGGCCGGGCATATATAAAATGGAGGTCCTTTTTCACAAGGTATCGGTACTAAATCACAAAGTTTCACTACAAATTCAGGTGGCCCTGGGTTGCTAAAAGTGGCTATTGTTTTCGTTCCTTCCCAAGATATTAGTTCCCATTTAAATGGTTCATGTGGGTTTCCCCCTTCTGCCTGGGGTATTATCAATAACACAATTaacggtataccaggaaaaagggtgttcgttaattttttaattaattttagtaaactcttaccagtcctggggaagttcagccatgattgcctttgcatcccatttttctgattcatttctccacagttggtttctcttctgcctcgcccgtcgactcggttgcttcgagccacggggtgtaccatcttctcggcagcaagggaattcttcaggagaatagctgtttcgggttttctgcctgtgtacataggcctcccactttgcagctttaattAATGGGGTCAGGCAAGGTACGGTTACTACTTCCCTCCGACACTGGACAGTTACgatctcagttacaaaggggactggttgaTTTGggtggtaacaataatattgaggaTGTATTCCTTTAGTAAAGATATCCCACCATTGGAGGGATCCCTTTACTATTTCTCGTCTTTGTTCaaattgtttcaatttccaatcagttaatgatctttcaaatttatagcaTTGCTCGCAGACTCCGTTTGGAGGGTATCCTTCATGGCAATGCACCCACCATTTGTCCTGGCataccttgcatttaaaacatacaaatggataacaatcacaCTGTTGGTCGTTACACCTTAATTGTAAGTTTTGTATATAGTTGTTTCTTATTCCCATAAAATCCCTATATTCTATATTAGGTTGCATgaatatttaacaatttttacGACCACACTTAGTATGTTTCCACAAATAATACACCACTAAAGATCCTATTAAAGCAATTGCAAAACAAATCACACACTTTACACCAAAGGgcaaggcttcaaaataatcaaaccaagtgtatatcattactttatcttcttaatataatcttggtgtcacctggtgcactgaccaccttccagtggggttttgttaccgggcctttaatgcgactggcatgagtccatccacgctcagcagtccggacagctgtttctgtggtaagtaaaacaagatatggtccctcccagttgggtcttagggtttcttctttccacatttTAATTAGTACCCAATCCCCAGGTTTAAGattatgaatttttaagtccaacggcgGTCGTTGTACAATCAGTCCacgttcccaaagcttgttacgatgttctgctaattgtaaAACATAGTCATTAATCGCACGGTCccgaattaaaatgtttgtttgtgggctttcaatccgatagggcattccatacaccatttcgAATGCTGATATTCCCACATCCGTTCGGGGTCTAGTTCTAAggattaatagtgccatgggtaggcacttaatccatgataatttagtttctatcattaatttagttaggatagttttgatttctccattcatcctttcaacttttcccgaactctgtgggtgccatggtgtatggtattcccacttaattcctaagtttcctgttagatctctaacaatttttgacacaaagtgtgttccccTGTCCGAGTCAATTACTTCAGGtactccatatcgaggtataatgttttcaagcaacactttagtaacttggttagcagttgccttggaggtaggaaaagcttcaacataatgtgttaaatgatccaccatcactaataaatatttgtgacgCCCGctcctgggtagttcagtaaaatccacttgtatgtgtgaaaaaggtctgtatgctggggaacgtcctccaagaggtttttgtctcatgttgtttcgattgaccttttgacaggtctcgcaggctgctgtgactgtttttgcgatgttgtatacacctatacaggcaaacagttgattaaaatgatcaactaatgcctgggttccccagtgtgttttactatgtatttttgaaaatatctcgagtgctatgcccttcggcaaaacttctctcccatctggcaatatgtatttACCATCTTGTTCTTTAGCtcccatttgttttaatttttctttttctacagactcaaaactcaaatttttactaatagATGTCTGTTGTATAgttaaaatcgtattataattgcctgccactcgttttgcttccatatcagctgcattatttcctctGATTTGGTAACTTGTACCCCGTTGATGTCCCTtcatatgtacaactgctattttattcggcatttttaatgcccccagaactcgtCGAATTAATtctgggtgtatcagttcttttccctgtgagttaacaaatcccctttcctcccatatttttccaaaagtgtgtactactccaaacgcatagcgtgaatctgtatatatagttccatcttttcccttgagtGACACTAACGCTTTCCATAATGCATACAACTCACAAGCTTGAGctgaccagctggcactcaggggacCTGATTCTATTgtcttaaattctcctttttccaatttaatgaTGGCATATCCAGACAATCGTTTACCTTctactattcgtgatgacccatctataaataatatttctccacattgtagttcttcttcttctaagtctggcctaatgcgtgtctgttgttcaattgtttgaaaacaattgtgtaaTAGTTCATTACTTTCTCCTGGATACAAAAATTCAGCTGGGTTAATTGCTCCAAtcgtttttaaagatagtttaggggattctataagtattccttcatactttaataatcggctatctgtaagccatttttctgctttttgttgtaacaCTCCCCTGATATTATGAGGCGCATATAAGGTAACGTCTCCATTAAAAGTAATGCGATTTGTTTCCTCGAGTAATAAGGCTGcagcaacaattatttgtaaacaacttggccaacccctgcttacagggtccaacagctttgataaatatgccaccggtttcttttgtccagcccattcctgagttaaaactccaaatgccgttccttcatatatattaacaaataaatggaatggccgctttaaatctggtaagcttaaaaccggtgcttggctTAGTTCTTTTTTGAGACTGACAAACTGTTCTCGATCTTGCGGGGTccatttgggtattttgtctttaggcagttgttcatataaaaatttaactttaaaactatagttctctatccattgcctacaatacccaaatagccctaatgcctgccgaatttgtctcttagtgacaggcataggtaattccagaattgctttaatgcgctctggatctaatatcttcttgccgttaaaca
Proteins encoded in this region:
- the LOC126037243 gene encoding uncharacterized protein LOC126037243; its protein translation is MYTGRKPETAILLKNSLAAEKMVHPVARSNRVDGRGRRETNCGEMNQKNGMQRQSWLNFPRTGKSLLKLIKKLTNTLFPGIPLIVLLIIPQAEGGNPHEPFKWELISWEGTKTIATFSNPGPPEFVVKLCDLVPIPCEKGPPFYICPASGQPYCNYPGHYYCGYWGCETIASGWTVKTPDKYIRATWTPNGCVPEDTGVDLAGLRDVDYVAPRKKVCTHIKFQVLHFLEDVWLVGRTWGIRVYGGIPKDWGGHFLIRKIKMPHDSLPVGPNKILNPPTFPKTTTRPYYTVTESSLVRNSGVSKFKDPLWDLIQASYQSAYQAPLALLTSKVAGHVA